A genomic window from Halorubrum trapanicum includes:
- a CDS encoding 4Fe-4S dicluster domain-containing protein, with protein MSTADDGDTLPGIPNVGKADLDAMVEAERPDPREELADVEADTDLGVAMAEDAQRVARGEITGDDYWEKYDEAAAAEFGEAYRETPNPAVDSGDQTVSTETAESLSCAVGSMDTFSTETAQVEDEAGDESDGGIGAGDEKWGMVIDLQKCVGCDSCTVACKSENRTPPGVSYNVVMEEEHGEFPNVTRTNVPRPCMQCDNPPCVQVCPVSATYKMDDGVVNIDYDRCIGCRYCNIACPYGARYFDFGENYDDEVEGAGEVTSPEYGVDRGPREEGESPIGNIRKCSFCTHRLERGEEPACVETCVGDARNMGDLENPDSEVAKMADSSRAFQLKEDEGTDPNVYYLK; from the coding sequence ATGAGCACCGCTGACGACGGGGACACCCTCCCCGGCATCCCGAACGTCGGGAAAGCCGACCTCGACGCGATGGTGGAAGCGGAGCGGCCCGACCCGCGGGAGGAGCTCGCGGACGTCGAGGCGGACACCGACCTCGGCGTCGCGATGGCCGAGGACGCGCAGCGCGTCGCTCGCGGCGAGATCACCGGCGACGATTACTGGGAGAAGTACGACGAGGCCGCCGCCGCGGAGTTCGGCGAGGCGTACCGCGAGACGCCGAACCCGGCGGTCGACTCGGGCGACCAGACGGTCTCGACCGAGACGGCCGAGTCGCTCAGCTGTGCCGTCGGGTCAATGGACACGTTCTCGACGGAGACGGCGCAGGTCGAGGACGAGGCGGGAGACGAGTCGGACGGGGGGATCGGCGCGGGCGACGAGAAGTGGGGGATGGTGATCGACCTCCAGAAGTGCGTCGGCTGCGACTCGTGTACGGTCGCGTGCAAGTCCGAGAACCGAACCCCGCCCGGGGTCTCGTACAACGTCGTGATGGAGGAGGAACACGGCGAGTTCCCGAACGTCACGCGGACGAACGTGCCGCGCCCGTGCATGCAGTGCGACAACCCGCCGTGCGTTCAGGTGTGTCCCGTCTCGGCGACGTACAAGATGGACGACGGCGTGGTCAACATCGACTACGACCGCTGTATCGGCTGTCGGTACTGCAACATCGCCTGCCCGTACGGCGCGCGGTACTTCGACTTCGGCGAGAACTACGACGACGAGGTCGAGGGGGCGGGCGAGGTCACGAGCCCGGAGTACGGCGTTGACCGCGGCCCGCGCGAGGAGGGCGAGTCGCCGATCGGCAACATCCGCAAGTGTAGCTTCTGTACGCACCGCCTCGAACGCGGCGAGGAGCCGGCCTGCGTCGAGACGTGCGTCGGCGACGCCCGGAACATGGGCGACCTCGAGAACCCCGACAGCGAGGTCGCGAAGATGGCCGACTCGTCGCGCGCGTTCCAACTGAAAGAAGACGAAGGGACCGACCCCAACGTCTACTACCTCAAATAG
- the endA gene encoding tRNA-intron lyase, with protein MQPTGHLRGDAVRVGGDARQRFYDARGYGRPLDGNEIALSRVEAAHLLFRGDLSGIELDDESDPVDFEHFFVASAAAADRFAVRFLVYSDLRDRGFYLSPARDPWPGGSDAPSDAVDFVAYERGETPDTGNVKYPIQVVGERESVATAGLAGRTLAVVDEESDITYFAAEAGGIDGATGYEPPSDLTGVLLADRVVVWDAPEDLYERGFYGRPLTGRAADVEGALQLSLVEAASLAADGRLSLSASVEGERTEDADANAGDAAARVVARGRDVEGERFDRRLAVYKRLRAADAVPKTGFKFGADFRTYLDVETVDDLPHSEHLVRVVGPDHEFSPRELSLDVRLAGGVRKEMAFALTAVGGERSSDGAAGATLDADVEWLSVDRLTP; from the coding sequence ATGCAACCGACGGGACACCTGCGGGGCGACGCGGTCCGCGTGGGCGGGGACGCCCGCCAGCGCTTCTACGACGCCCGGGGGTACGGGCGGCCGCTCGACGGCAACGAGATCGCGCTCTCGCGGGTCGAGGCCGCGCACCTGCTGTTCCGCGGCGACCTCTCCGGGATCGAACTCGACGATGAGTCAGATCCCGTCGACTTCGAGCACTTCTTCGTCGCGAGCGCGGCCGCGGCCGACCGCTTCGCGGTGCGCTTCCTCGTCTACTCGGACCTCCGCGACCGCGGCTTCTACCTCTCGCCCGCCCGCGATCCGTGGCCCGGGGGGAGCGACGCGCCGAGCGACGCGGTCGACTTCGTCGCCTACGAGCGCGGCGAGACGCCCGACACGGGCAACGTGAAGTACCCGATCCAGGTCGTCGGCGAGCGCGAATCCGTCGCGACCGCGGGGCTCGCCGGGCGCACGCTCGCGGTCGTCGACGAGGAGTCCGACATCACCTACTTCGCGGCCGAAGCGGGCGGGATCGACGGCGCGACCGGCTACGAGCCGCCGAGCGACCTGACCGGCGTGCTCCTCGCCGACCGCGTCGTCGTCTGGGACGCCCCCGAGGACCTCTACGAGCGCGGCTTCTACGGGCGGCCGCTCACCGGCCGCGCGGCCGACGTGGAGGGCGCGCTCCAGCTCTCGCTCGTCGAGGCCGCGTCGCTCGCGGCAGACGGCCGGCTGTCGCTGTCGGCGTCGGTGGAAGGCGAGAGAACTGAGGACGCGGACGCGAACGCCGGTGACGCCGCCGCCAGAGTCGTCGCCCGCGGCCGCGACGTGGAGGGCGAGCGGTTCGACCGCCGGCTCGCGGTTTATAAGCGCCTCCGCGCGGCCGACGCGGTGCCGAAAACCGGCTTCAAGTTCGGCGCCGACTTCCGGACGTACCTCGACGTGGAGACGGTCGACGACCTCCCGCACTCCGAGCACCTCGTGCGCGTGGTGGGGCCGGACCACGAGTTCTCGCCGCGCGAGCTCTCGCTCGACGTGCGGCTCGCGGGCGGCGTCCGCAAGGAGATGGCGTTCGCGCTGACCGCGGTCGGCGGCGAGCGCTCCAGCGACGGCGCCGCCGGCGCGACCCTCGACGCCGACGTGGAGTGGCTCTCGGTCGACCGGCTGACGCCGTAG
- a CDS encoding bacterio-opsin activator domain-containing protein: MNWIIALSIGLRLLGVGYSVLLLASTRDRRFGFLTLLLTFMTLRQLLTVRTATTGVEELPGLVVSGLTLLTVYYLSEYVDEEDAVKARLERANERLRGFRKAIEHAGHAIFLTDPEGTIEYANPAVETVTGYGPDEVVGENPRLWQSGKHDDEFYEGLWEQIESGSVWEGELTNRRKSGELCWIDATIAPITEDGEVDRYVAIERDVTERKERELRIEDQNERLALLNNTNEVLRDVNRELVAASTRAEIEAAVCEQFASAELFDVAWTGGRGLVDGTVSPRSCSGADVDALDGHIETLCATDPTPIEAALDASRPVFTEVDDDDLAGCPGESHCVVVPLAYRGAEYGVLVVMTRNADAFDLIERDIFAELGRTVADAISAVESKRTLAADSVTELEFQLTGIDEPLATMAAELDCTVDVEHVGGGEDDRVQYVTVADAEPDAVSEYAAGADGVDAAQHVYTHEGRSLFRFSLGERSIVATLAQYGAGVESLSVAGTSGTLVAHVASSNDIRSVVDALQTAYDGLTLVAQRERERDVQTEAGFRKQLAGALTDRQREAARTAHYAGFFEWPREHTGEEVASMMDISQTTFTQHLRAAENKLFAALFDDAVTVS, translated from the coding sequence ATGAACTGGATCATCGCGCTCTCGATCGGGCTTCGGCTGCTCGGCGTCGGCTACTCGGTCCTGCTGCTCGCGAGCACCCGCGATCGGCGGTTCGGCTTCCTGACGCTGCTTTTGACCTTCATGACGCTCCGGCAGCTGCTCACCGTCCGGACGGCGACCACGGGGGTCGAGGAGCTCCCCGGGCTCGTCGTGAGCGGGCTCACCCTCCTGACGGTGTACTACCTCTCCGAGTACGTCGACGAGGAGGACGCCGTCAAAGCGCGGCTAGAGCGGGCGAACGAGCGGCTTCGGGGCTTCCGGAAGGCCATCGAACACGCCGGGCACGCGATCTTCCTCACGGACCCGGAGGGCACCATCGAGTACGCGAACCCGGCCGTCGAAACGGTCACGGGGTACGGACCGGACGAGGTGGTCGGCGAGAATCCCCGACTCTGGCAGTCGGGGAAACACGACGACGAGTTTTACGAGGGGCTCTGGGAGCAGATCGAGTCGGGGTCGGTGTGGGAGGGCGAGCTGACGAACCGCCGGAAGTCGGGGGAGCTCTGCTGGATCGACGCGACGATCGCGCCGATCACCGAGGACGGCGAGGTGGACCGCTACGTCGCGATCGAACGCGACGTCACCGAACGGAAGGAACGCGAGCTGCGCATCGAGGACCAGAACGAGCGGTTGGCCCTCCTGAACAACACGAACGAGGTGCTGCGAGACGTCAACCGGGAGCTCGTCGCCGCGTCGACGAGAGCCGAGATCGAGGCCGCCGTCTGCGAGCAGTTCGCCTCCGCCGAGCTCTTCGACGTGGCCTGGACCGGCGGACGCGGGCTCGTCGACGGCACCGTCAGTCCGCGCTCGTGTTCGGGGGCCGACGTCGACGCGCTCGACGGCCACATCGAGACGCTGTGCGCCACCGACCCGACGCCGATCGAGGCGGCGCTCGACGCCTCCCGTCCGGTGTTCACCGAGGTCGACGACGACGACCTCGCCGGATGTCCCGGTGAGTCGCACTGCGTCGTGGTGCCGCTCGCGTACCGCGGCGCGGAATACGGCGTACTCGTCGTGATGACCCGCAACGCCGACGCGTTCGACCTGATCGAGCGCGACATCTTCGCAGAACTGGGCCGCACCGTCGCCGACGCGATCAGCGCCGTCGAGAGCAAGCGGACGCTCGCCGCGGACAGCGTCACCGAGCTGGAGTTCCAGCTGACCGGGATCGACGAGCCGCTGGCGACCATGGCGGCGGAGCTGGACTGTACGGTCGACGTCGAGCACGTCGGCGGCGGCGAAGACGACCGCGTCCAGTACGTCACGGTCGCGGACGCCGAACCGGATGCCGTCTCCGAGTACGCCGCCGGCGCCGACGGCGTCGACGCGGCACAGCACGTCTACACCCACGAGGGACGCTCGCTGTTCCGGTTCTCGCTCGGCGAGCGGTCGATCGTCGCGACGCTGGCGCAGTACGGCGCGGGCGTCGAGTCGCTCTCGGTCGCCGGGACGAGCGGGACGCTGGTCGCGCACGTCGCCAGCTCGAACGACATCCGCTCCGTCGTCGACGCACTTCAGACGGCGTACGACGGGCTGACGCTCGTCGCGCAGCGCGAGCGCGAGCGGGACGTCCAGACCGAGGCCGGGTTCCGGAAGCAGTTAGCGGGGGCGCTGACGGACCGACAGCGCGAGGCGGCGCGCACCGCGCACTACGCCGGGTTCTTCGAGTGGCCCCGCGAGCACACGGGCGAGGAGGTTGCGTCGATGATGGACATCTCACAGACGACGTTCACACAGCACCTCCGGGCGGCCGAGAACAAGCTGTTCGCCGCGCTGTTCGACGACGCCGTCACGGTGTCGTAG
- a CDS encoding molecular chaperone, with protein MSETAHEDFDETATATARARLYGLLAATFDGEAETTAAAIDEGAFAAVAEAFPIDIETAPLRGDEYDADALKIGYDNLFVVPGSHYVPPFASAHAVDPSEEFESDSRYHTAGEAGELLGDPAADMAELYAVGGFSPERGDDIPDHVAACFEFMRALCEREAALRDGDGTESDLDAVRELQARTLSRLGWIDRFEEAVASRDTAEGVFAAIARLARTFTAWDAREVVDADAQPSENMTA; from the coding sequence ATGTCCGAAACCGCTCACGAGGACTTCGACGAGACGGCGACCGCAACGGCCCGCGCGCGGCTGTACGGGCTGCTGGCGGCGACCTTCGACGGCGAGGCCGAGACGACCGCGGCCGCGATCGACGAGGGAGCCTTCGCCGCCGTCGCCGAGGCGTTCCCGATCGACATCGAGACGGCGCCCCTGCGCGGCGACGAGTACGACGCGGACGCGCTGAAGATCGGGTACGACAACCTGTTCGTCGTGCCCGGGAGCCACTACGTCCCGCCGTTCGCGTCCGCCCACGCGGTCGACCCGAGCGAGGAGTTCGAGTCTGACTCGCGGTACCACACCGCCGGGGAGGCCGGCGAGCTGCTCGGAGACCCGGCCGCCGACATGGCTGAACTGTACGCCGTCGGCGGGTTCTCGCCCGAGCGGGGCGACGACATCCCCGATCACGTCGCCGCCTGCTTCGAGTTCATGCGCGCCCTCTGCGAGCGGGAGGCGGCGCTCCGCGACGGCGACGGAACCGAGTCGGACCTCGACGCGGTCCGCGAACTCCAGGCCCGGACGCTCTCGCGGCTGGGCTGGATCGACCGGTTCGAGGAGGCCGTCGCGAGCCGCGACACCGCGGAGGGCGTCTTCGCCGCGATCGCCCGGCTCGCGCGGACGTTCACCGCGTGGGACGCGCGAGAAGTCGTCGACGCCGACGCGCAGCCGTCCGAGAACATGACCGCGTAA
- a CDS encoding molybdopterin-dependent oxidoreductase, producing the protein MSSDDSSEGGAGVSRRDFVKAAGSIGVIAAASNAAVDVDVDDLWTDDEHHYVGDEYGEYGASDVIHTTCGQCNTFCPIKVRLADGSGTGEYSSLVRKLAGNPYSFLTTQPFSQVPYGSDPEDVAMGDVKGSGDVDTDRWSLSGGRICLKGQAGIQTAFDSYRVRQPMKRVGPRGSGEWKTVSWDEAIRDIVEGDDELGHPGLEDIWGYAPQEAVMSDWEAVQSGELSKSAFDEKYADDLIDTDHPDLGPKSNQIVDVGGFRRNFIRNRLWHQGLGSINSIHHAGTCGVSSVMGNVRSHAAQKKRQYPDVENCEYLIAWGTNPMVANKGPTWLAPKLTNAIEDGMRMDVVDPRLSKTAEKADTWVPVEPGADGALALGMARWIIENDRHDLTYLQNPSRSAASDDDEPTWSDATHLVLVDEPAGPKAHAADLGLVDEDDEAADDFVAVDAATGEPRPASEVDTAVLDVDVTIDGTAVRSVWSQYRERVFEHTVEEYAEMAGVPAEQIAEIADEFTSHGKRAAIMAYRGPAKHTNGFYNTRAIATLQHLIGNYDWKGGQITPYAGYDTMSGRYELGSVPDGHSPWGIPLLRGGVNYEDTSLFDRDDGYPAKRPWFPVAPPQATQELYGSAADEYPYGVEALFIRPYSNNHVMAVAGGDEIPAILKDTDTIPLIVASDTVIGETSQYADYILPEPTYLERWENFGTYPNKRLADEKISQPAVSVVPNARPFEDVLVELWSEMDLPGVGENAVPDADGELWPLERAEDFYLKLAANIAYSRDPVEDASEDERRVFRESHENGLGEAFDLDRWKAAVTDEEWPKVVTVLNRGGRFEEPTEGYDEAFAEHGHDYDYAERADDSNAYDGDHMRYKLESRVDFYSEVVPNGKHSFTGERFDPLPRVDDVEHYDGTVQAAVSGDDDRERPLRLINWKPRTQGMHRTQNSPWLRETRPENPLWINPRDAEERGIENGDEIAIDAGRETVDGVAMVTSGIRPGVVGAMWGWGRTGDGATAQTVDGETRPAVEADGHSDYQFDEPMSEEAGYAKGRDAGFAINHVQPLDARLGDTGLSDLVGGSNAQYDAFVDVERR; encoded by the coding sequence ATGAGTTCCGACGATTCGAGCGAGGGCGGCGCGGGGGTTTCGCGTCGCGACTTCGTCAAGGCGGCCGGGAGTATCGGAGTTATCGCGGCGGCGAGCAACGCCGCGGTCGACGTGGACGTCGACGACCTGTGGACGGACGACGAACACCACTACGTCGGCGACGAGTACGGCGAGTACGGCGCGAGCGACGTGATACACACAACCTGCGGCCAGTGTAACACGTTCTGTCCGATCAAGGTCAGGCTCGCGGACGGGAGCGGCACCGGCGAGTACAGCTCGCTCGTCCGGAAGCTCGCCGGGAACCCGTACTCGTTCCTCACCACGCAGCCGTTCTCGCAGGTCCCCTACGGCAGCGACCCGGAAGACGTGGCGATGGGCGACGTCAAGGGGAGCGGCGACGTTGACACCGACCGCTGGTCGCTCTCCGGCGGTCGGATCTGCCTAAAGGGACAGGCGGGCATTCAGACGGCCTTCGACAGCTACCGCGTCCGCCAGCCGATGAAGCGGGTCGGCCCGCGGGGCTCGGGCGAGTGGAAGACCGTCTCGTGGGACGAGGCGATCCGGGACATCGTCGAGGGCGACGACGAGCTCGGCCACCCCGGGCTCGAAGACATCTGGGGATACGCCCCGCAGGAGGCGGTGATGAGCGACTGGGAGGCCGTTCAGAGCGGCGAGCTGTCCAAGTCAGCGTTCGACGAGAAGTACGCGGACGACCTCATCGACACCGACCACCCCGACCTCGGCCCGAAGTCCAACCAGATCGTCGACGTCGGCGGGTTCCGGCGGAACTTCATCCGCAACCGGCTCTGGCATCAGGGGCTCGGGTCGATCAACAGCATCCACCACGCGGGGACCTGCGGCGTCTCGAGCGTGATGGGCAACGTTCGGTCGCACGCCGCCCAGAAGAAGCGGCAGTACCCGGACGTCGAGAACTGCGAGTACCTCATCGCGTGGGGGACCAACCCGATGGTCGCCAACAAGGGCCCGACGTGGCTCGCGCCGAAGCTGACGAACGCCATCGAGGACGGGATGCGGATGGACGTCGTCGACCCGCGCCTGTCGAAGACGGCCGAGAAGGCCGACACGTGGGTGCCCGTCGAACCCGGCGCGGACGGGGCGCTCGCGCTCGGGATGGCGCGGTGGATCATCGAGAACGACCGCCACGACCTGACGTACCTCCAGAACCCCTCGCGGTCGGCCGCGAGCGACGACGACGAGCCGACGTGGAGCGACGCGACACACCTCGTCCTCGTCGACGAGCCGGCGGGGCCGAAGGCGCACGCCGCCGACCTAGGACTCGTCGACGAGGACGACGAGGCCGCCGACGACTTCGTCGCCGTCGACGCGGCGACGGGCGAGCCGCGCCCCGCGAGCGAGGTCGACACGGCGGTCCTCGACGTCGACGTGACAATCGACGGGACGGCGGTCCGGAGCGTCTGGAGCCAGTACCGCGAGCGCGTCTTCGAACACACCGTCGAGGAGTACGCCGAGATGGCCGGCGTACCGGCCGAGCAGATCGCCGAGATCGCCGACGAGTTCACCAGCCACGGCAAGCGGGCGGCGATCATGGCCTACCGCGGGCCGGCGAAGCACACCAACGGCTTCTACAACACGCGGGCGATCGCCACCCTCCAGCACCTCATCGGGAACTACGACTGGAAGGGCGGCCAGATCACGCCGTACGCCGGCTACGACACCATGTCGGGCCGGTACGAGCTCGGTTCGGTCCCGGACGGCCACTCGCCGTGGGGGATCCCCCTGCTCCGCGGCGGCGTCAACTACGAGGACACCTCGCTTTTCGACCGCGACGACGGCTACCCGGCGAAGCGGCCGTGGTTCCCCGTCGCGCCGCCGCAGGCGACCCAGGAGCTCTACGGCAGCGCCGCCGACGAGTACCCGTACGGCGTCGAGGCGCTGTTCATCCGGCCGTACTCGAACAACCACGTGATGGCGGTCGCCGGCGGCGACGAGATCCCGGCGATACTGAAGGACACCGACACGATCCCGCTGATCGTCGCCTCGGACACGGTCATCGGCGAGACGAGCCAGTACGCCGACTACATCCTGCCGGAGCCGACCTACCTCGAACGGTGGGAGAACTTCGGGACGTACCCGAACAAGCGGCTGGCCGACGAGAAGATCAGCCAGCCGGCGGTGTCGGTCGTCCCGAACGCGCGTCCGTTCGAGGACGTCCTCGTCGAGCTGTGGTCGGAGATGGACCTGCCGGGCGTCGGCGAGAACGCTGTCCCCGACGCGGACGGAGAGCTGTGGCCCCTCGAACGGGCCGAGGACTTCTACCTGAAGCTCGCCGCCAACATCGCGTACAGCCGCGACCCGGTCGAAGACGCGAGCGAGGACGAGCGACGGGTGTTCCGCGAGAGCCACGAGAACGGCCTCGGCGAGGCGTTCGACCTCGACCGCTGGAAGGCCGCGGTCACCGACGAGGAGTGGCCGAAGGTCGTCACCGTGTTGAACCGGGGCGGCCGCTTCGAGGAGCCGACCGAGGGGTACGACGAGGCGTTCGCCGAGCACGGTCACGACTACGACTACGCCGAGCGCGCGGACGACTCGAACGCCTACGACGGCGACCACATGCGGTACAAGCTCGAGTCGCGCGTCGACTTCTACAGCGAGGTCGTCCCGAACGGGAAACACTCCTTCACCGGCGAACGCTTCGACCCGCTGCCGCGGGTCGACGACGTCGAACACTACGACGGCACCGTCCAGGCCGCGGTGAGCGGCGACGATGACCGGGAGCGCCCGCTCCGGCTGATCAACTGGAAGCCGCGGACGCAGGGCATGCACCGCACCCAGAACAGCCCGTGGCTCCGCGAGACGCGCCCCGAGAACCCGCTGTGGATCAACCCCCGAGACGCCGAGGAGCGGGGCATCGAGAACGGCGACGAGATCGCTATCGACGCCGGTCGCGAGACCGTCGACGGGGTCGCGATGGTCACGAGCGGCATCCGGCCGGGCGTCGTCGGGGCGATGTGGGGCTGGGGTCGGACCGGCGACGGGGCGACGGCCCAGACAGTTGACGGCGAGACGCGGCCGGCGGTCGAGGCCGACGGCCACAGCGACTACCAGTTCGACGAGCCGATGAGCGAGGAGGCCGGGTACGCGAAGGGCCGCGACGCCGGCTTCGCGATCAACCACGTCCAGCCGTTAGACGCGCGACTCGGCGACACCGGTCTCTCGGACCTGGTCGGCGGGAGCAACGCGCAGTACGACGCCTTCGTCGACGTGGAGCGGCGGTGA
- the nrfD gene encoding NrfD/PsrC family molybdoenzyme membrane anchor subunit: MATQSPHVEFDPGFEDDRLRVAWYAVIGVLVAVGAYATYFRLTEGMASTNLTSIVPWGAWVAFYIYFVGLSAGAFLVSTMANVFEVEGMHRIDRDALFAAVISMAVALLFVWIDLGRMDRMYFPFLWRQLTSALSWEVHAYVAYIGILITELYFSMRIDLARVAERTSGLKRRFYAALALGRLDTSEASQAFDRRWLKRAGVVGIPLAIFMVHGGTGVLFAVSKARPYWNSGLFPVIFVVSALLSGTALVMLIYVLRTRLFDGESVDPDLLDRLAQLVIGFIVIDAALTAIETFIAIASLHPHEIETWQVIMYGPMSWSFWWFMVGFSWVFPMVLLSKRSWRRSPSVMVLAGLSVVVGIVAVRFNIVVPAQVMPVMEGLPHGSYFPTLVEWGTSVGMIGVGLLLYTLGAETLPLTPLSGGDHE, encoded by the coding sequence ATGGCGACACAGAGTCCACACGTCGAGTTCGACCCGGGGTTCGAGGACGACCGGCTGCGCGTCGCCTGGTACGCGGTCATCGGCGTCCTCGTCGCCGTCGGCGCGTACGCGACGTACTTCCGGCTCACGGAGGGGATGGCGAGCACGAACCTCACGAGCATCGTCCCGTGGGGCGCGTGGGTCGCGTTCTACATCTACTTCGTCGGCCTCTCGGCCGGCGCCTTCCTCGTGAGCACGATGGCCAACGTCTTCGAGGTCGAGGGGATGCACCGGATCGACCGCGACGCGCTGTTCGCGGCCGTCATCAGCATGGCGGTGGCGCTGCTGTTCGTCTGGATCGACCTCGGGCGGATGGACCGGATGTACTTCCCGTTCCTCTGGCGCCAGCTGACCTCGGCGCTCTCGTGGGAGGTCCACGCCTACGTGGCCTACATCGGGATCTTGATCACGGAGCTGTACTTCTCGATGCGGATCGACCTCGCGCGGGTCGCCGAGCGCACGTCGGGGCTCAAAAGGCGGTTCTACGCCGCGCTCGCGCTCGGCCGGCTCGACACGAGCGAGGCGTCGCAGGCGTTCGACCGACGCTGGCTCAAGCGGGCCGGCGTCGTCGGGATCCCGCTGGCGATCTTCATGGTCCACGGCGGCACCGGCGTGCTGTTCGCCGTCTCGAAGGCCCGTCCGTACTGGAACAGCGGACTGTTCCCGGTGATATTCGTCGTCTCGGCGCTGCTCAGCGGGACCGCCTTGGTGATGCTGATCTACGTGCTTCGGACCCGGCTGTTCGACGGCGAGTCGGTCGACCCGGACCTGCTGGATCGACTCGCACAGCTCGTGATCGGCTTCATCGTCATCGACGCCGCGCTGACCGCCATCGAGACGTTCATCGCGATCGCCAGCCTCCACCCCCACGAGATCGAGACCTGGCAGGTGATCATGTACGGCCCGATGTCGTGGTCGTTCTGGTGGTTCATGGTCGGCTTCAGCTGGGTGTTCCCCATGGTGTTGCTGAGCAAGCGGTCATGGCGGCGCTCGCCCTCGGTGATGGTTCTGGCCGGGCTGAGCGTCGTCGTCGGAATCGTCGCGGTGCGGTTCAACATCGTCGTTCCGGCGCAGGTCATGCCCGTGATGGAGGGGCTCCCTCACGGGTCGTACTTCCCGACCCTCGTCGAGTGGGGAACGAGCGTCGGCATGATCGGCGTCGGGCTGCTGTTGTACACGCTGGGCGCGGAGACGCTTCCGTTGACCCCGCTTTCCGGAGGTGACCACGAATGA
- a CDS encoding Mrp/NBP35 family ATP-binding protein, whose product MTTTTISDADFRDRLRAVDDPALGTDIVSAGLVTDVTVDDGTAAVELALGAPHAPDEAAIADRVREVAADAGIDVELSANVPLFDAAESSVLPGVKNVIAVASGKGGVGKSTVAVNLAAGLADRGANVGLFDADVYGPNVPQMLGADAEPDVATVDGEERIEPPTAHGLELMSVGLLIDEDDPVVWRGPVAQNTLTDLFDDVSWGSLDYLVVDLPPGTGDVQLTVLQNLPVTGTVVVTTPQSVAVGDTRRGVQMFGEYRTNVLGVVENMSGFVCPSCGDTHEIFGEDGGRTLADAVDVPYLGSLPLDPAVRAGADDGEPIVFGDDGDTAAAFRELAATVANKVGVLRRHHRQRESEGPT is encoded by the coding sequence ATGACAACTACCACCATCTCAGACGCAGACTTCCGTGATCGCCTCCGCGCCGTCGACGACCCGGCGCTCGGGACGGACATCGTCAGCGCCGGCCTCGTCACCGACGTGACCGTCGACGACGGGACCGCCGCCGTCGAGCTCGCGCTCGGTGCGCCCCACGCGCCGGACGAGGCCGCCATCGCGGACCGCGTCCGCGAGGTCGCCGCCGACGCGGGGATCGACGTCGAGCTCTCGGCGAACGTGCCGCTGTTCGACGCCGCCGAGTCGTCGGTCCTGCCGGGCGTCAAGAACGTGATCGCCGTCGCCTCCGGGAAGGGCGGCGTCGGGAAGAGCACCGTCGCCGTCAACCTCGCCGCCGGCCTCGCGGACCGCGGGGCGAACGTCGGGCTGTTCGACGCCGACGTGTACGGCCCGAACGTCCCGCAGATGCTCGGCGCCGACGCCGAGCCGGACGTGGCGACCGTCGACGGCGAGGAGCGGATCGAGCCGCCGACCGCGCACGGGCTCGAACTGATGAGCGTCGGCCTGCTGATCGACGAGGACGACCCGGTCGTCTGGCGCGGCCCGGTCGCACAGAACACGCTCACCGACCTCTTCGACGACGTGTCGTGGGGGTCGCTCGACTACCTCGTCGTCGATCTGCCGCCGGGGACCGGCGACGTCCAACTGACGGTGCTTCAAAATCTCCCCGTCACTGGGACGGTCGTCGTCACGACCCCCCAGTCCGTCGCGGTGGGAGACACCCGCCGGGGCGTCCAGATGTTCGGGGAGTACCGGACCAACGTGTTGGGCGTCGTCGAGAACATGAGCGGGTTCGTCTGCCCCAGCTGCGGGGACACGCACGAGATCTTCGGCGAGGACGGCGGCCGGACGCTGGCCGACGCGGTCGACGTCCCGTACCTCGGATCGCTGCCGCTGGACCCGGCCGTCCGCGCGGGGGCCGACGACGGCGAGCCGATCGTGTTCGGTGACGACGGCGACACCGCGGCGGCGTTCCGGGAGTTGGCGGCGACGGTCGCGAACAAGGTCGGCGTCCTCCGGCGTCACCACCGACAGCGGGAGAGCGAGGGGCCGACCTGA